The genomic region GGGCGGACGATACCATGCGCCCCGGCAGAATAGAATGACGGCCGTGTGGAACGCGATCCTCTGGGCCGCCGCGCTCCGGGTCGCGATGCCCGCCGCGCCGGTCGTCCACGTCGGGACCATCCAAATCCAGAGCAACGACGTCTTCTCCGCCGAAGAGTCGGCGAAAGGGTGGTTCTACCGGGCGGCCAACGCGATCCACATCGAGACGCGCGACAGCTTCCTGCGCAAACAGCTGCTGTTCCAGGAAGGGGACGTGCTGGACATCGCGCGGCTGGCCGAGACCGAGCGCAACCTGCGCGCCTTACCGTTCATCAAGAGCGCCTCGGTCACCGCGTCGGCGCCGCACGACGGCGTGAGCGACGTCCTCGTCGTGACCCAGGACGCGTGGACCACGGAGCCCGGCGGTTCCTTCGGGTCGAAGGGAGGCCGCACGACCTACAGCGTCGAGTTCTCGGAGACGGACCTCCTCGGCCGCGGGCAGAATTTGTCGCTCTCCTACGACCAGGGGACGGAGCGCACGACGCGGTCGATCTCCTTCGAGGACCCGTATCTTTTCCGCCCGTTCTGGCGGGGGCGGGTGCTCCTGGCCGACAACTCGGACGGGCGGCAGCGTCAGTTCGAAATCGCCCGTCCGTTCTACGCGTTCTCCGCCCCGTGGAGCGCGGACGGCCTCGTCTCGCGTCTGGCGGAGGAAGACAAAAACTACCGGGAAGGGGAGACGTTTTCCGTCTTCCGCCACGAGCATCGGGAGACGCTCGCGTCGTACGGCCGGGCCCTCGAATCGGGGGAGTTCGAAGCGCGCCGGCTGACCGGCGGGATCGACTTCCTCGACGAGACGTTCTTCGCCGTTGCCGGGAAGCCCGACGCGGTCCTCCCCGGCCCGCGGAAGTACCGGTACGCGTTCGCGGCGTTCGAGCTCGTCGAAAACGCGTTCGAGACGCTGAACTACGTCAACCGGGACTCCCGCTACGAGGACTTCAACCTCGCGCCGCGGATCTTCGCGCGCGCCGGCTTCTCGCCGACCGCCTTCGGCGCCCGCTCGAACAGCGCGATGGCCGAGGTGGAGTGGTCCGGCGGCATCCGTTTCAGCGAGGACGCCTTCGCGCAGACCGACGTGGACGTCCAGAGCCGGTTCGACGGCGGCCCGCAGAACACCATCGTCTCGCTGTTCGCCGGCTACGTCCGCCGTTTCCGGCTCGCGCGCACGCCCCAGACTTTCGTCGCGCGCCTCCAGTTCGACCGCGGATGGCGGCTCGATTCCGACGTCCAGTTCGAGGCGTCCGGCGCGACGGGGCTCCGGGGGTACCGCCTGCACGCGATGACGGGGGACAAGAGGCTCCTCGTCAACGTCGAGCAGCGGTTCTTCTCGGAGCGCGAGTACCTGCAGCTCTTCTCTCCCGGCGCGGTCGTCTTCGCCGACGCCGGTACGGCCGTTCCCGCGGGCATGCCGCTGACGCTCTCGAGTATCAAGTCGGACGTGGGGATCGGACTGCGGATCGCGATCGCTCGCGCGGGGGGGAACAACATCCTGCGGATCGACGTCGCGTTTCCGTTTCAGCGGGACGCGCGCGGCCGGCACGGCCCTCTCGTGTCGTTCTCCTCCTCGCAAGCGTTCACCTTCCGGCGAACGAGCGCGAGCGGGAACTGACGTGCCGCATCTCCCGATCGGCGATGCGCGCGTGGGAATCGTGCTCGGCTCCGGCGCCGGCGGATTCGCGCGGCGGCTCGCGCGGGCCCGCCGGACGTCGTTTTCCGCTCTCCGCGGTTTTCCGGCGCCCTCGATCGCCGGCCACGCCGGAGAGCTGATCGTGGGCCGCGCGGCCGGGGTGCCCGTCGCCGTTCTCTCCGGGCGGGTCCACGCGTACGAGGGGCATTCCTTCGAGAGGGTCGTGCATCCGGTGCGGGCCCTCGCGCGGGCGGGCGTCCGCGCGGTCGTCCTGACCAACGCGGCGGGAGCGGTTCGGGCCGCCTGGCGCCCGGGAGACCTGATGCTCGTCGCCGATCACCTCAACGGGTTCGGGGCGAATCCCCTGGCCGGACCCAACGACCCGTCGCTCGGGCCGCGGTTCCCCGACATGACCGGCGCGTACGACCCGGCGCTCCGGCGGCTGGCCCGCGCGGCCGCGCGCCGGCTCGCCATACCGCTTCGGCAGGGCGTCTACGCCGGGGTCCCGGGGCCGTCGTACGAGACGCCCGCCGAGGTGCGCATGTGGCGCACGCTCGGCGCGGACGCGATCGGGATGTCGACGGTCCCGGAAGTGATCGTGCTGCGGCATGCGTCGGTCCGGGTGCTCGCCATTTCGCTGATCACGAACATGGCGGCAGGAATCGGGCGAGCTCCGCTCGACCACGACCGCGTGCTGGAGGCGGGGGAGCGAGCCGCGGGAAGGCTCGGCGACCTCCTCGAGGCGGTCGTTCCGCTCGTCGATCGGCTCATCGAGGACTAGCCTCCCCCCCGTCCGGCCAAAATGGCGTCGTCGCCGGGCTTCCGGCGTCGTCGTCGGGCAGAAGGCACCGTTACGCGGCGTCGCGCGGGTCGGGTAAGCTCTTCTTTTTCTTCCCTTTTGAGCATTACGGCTCATATAATTCCGGCAGTCGAAAATGGAGGTCGAATGAGCTCTCTGGCCG from Thermoanaerobaculia bacterium harbors:
- a CDS encoding purine-nucleoside phosphorylase, which gives rise to MPHLPIGDARVGIVLGSGAGGFARRLARARRTSFSALRGFPAPSIAGHAGELIVGRAAGVPVAVLSGRVHAYEGHSFERVVHPVRALARAGVRAVVLTNAAGAVRAAWRPGDLMLVADHLNGFGANPLAGPNDPSLGPRFPDMTGAYDPALRRLARAAARRLAIPLRQGVYAGVPGPSYETPAEVRMWRTLGADAIGMSTVPEVIVLRHASVRVLAISLITNMAAGIGRAPLDHDRVLEAGERAAGRLGDLLEAVVPLVDRLIED